One genomic region from Natrinema caseinilyticum encodes:
- a CDS encoding YeaH/YhbH family protein has protein sequence MGLRDDLDRFREVGEERREDLADFIQYGDLGQSRPGEIKIPVKIISLPEFEYDQRDKGGVGQGEDGTPDTGQPVGQPQPQPGDDDGDDGEPGEEGGEHEYYEMDPDEFAEELDEELGLDLDPKGKKVVEEKEGPFTDLTRTGPNSTLDFERMFKEGLKRKLSMDFDEDFLRELCKVEGITPRDVFEWARGENLPVSMAWIEEAYKDVPDAERGTWASIQEVEENVDRESVQQKIRREGIRHVPFRREDERYRHPEIIEEKEKNVVVVNIRDVSGSMREKKRELVERTFTPLDWYLQGKYDNAEFVYIAHDADAWEVERDEFFGIRSGGGTKISSAYELAAQLLEEYPWSDWNRYVFAAGDSENSSNDTGERVIPLMEEIPANLHAYVETQPSGNAINATHAEELERHFGTDADDVAVAYVNGESDVTDAIYDILSTEGDQDE, from the coding sequence ATGGGACTGAGAGACGACCTCGATCGATTCCGCGAAGTCGGCGAGGAACGCCGCGAGGACCTGGCCGACTTCATCCAGTACGGAGACCTCGGTCAGAGCAGGCCGGGGGAAATCAAGATTCCGGTGAAGATCATCTCGCTGCCGGAGTTCGAGTACGACCAGCGCGACAAAGGCGGGGTCGGACAGGGAGAAGACGGAACCCCGGACACCGGCCAGCCGGTCGGCCAGCCACAGCCCCAGCCGGGCGACGACGACGGCGACGACGGCGAACCCGGCGAGGAAGGCGGGGAGCACGAATACTACGAGATGGACCCCGACGAGTTCGCCGAAGAACTCGACGAAGAACTCGGGCTCGACCTCGATCCGAAGGGAAAGAAAGTCGTCGAAGAGAAGGAGGGTCCGTTTACCGACCTCACGCGGACCGGCCCGAACAGCACGCTCGACTTCGAGCGCATGTTCAAGGAAGGGCTCAAGCGAAAACTCTCGATGGACTTCGACGAGGACTTCCTCCGAGAGCTGTGCAAGGTCGAGGGCATCACCCCCAGAGACGTCTTCGAGTGGGCACGCGGGGAAAACCTCCCGGTGTCGATGGCCTGGATCGAAGAAGCGTACAAGGACGTTCCGGACGCGGAACGCGGCACGTGGGCCTCGATCCAGGAGGTCGAGGAAAACGTCGACCGCGAGAGCGTCCAGCAGAAGATTCGCCGGGAGGGGATCAGGCACGTCCCCTTCCGCCGCGAGGACGAGCGCTATCGCCACCCGGAGATCATCGAGGAAAAAGAGAAGAACGTCGTCGTCGTCAACATCCGCGACGTCTCCGGCTCGATGCGCGAGAAAAAACGCGAACTCGTCGAACGCACGTTCACACCCCTCGACTGGTATCTCCAGGGCAAGTACGACAACGCCGAGTTCGTCTACATCGCCCACGACGCCGACGCCTGGGAGGTCGAACGCGACGAGTTCTTCGGCATTCGAAGCGGCGGCGGGACCAAGATCTCGAGCGCGTACGAACTCGCCGCCCAGTTGCTAGAGGAGTACCCCTGGAGCGACTGGAACCGCTACGTCTTCGCGGCGGGCGACTCCGAGAACTCCTCGAACGATACCGGCGAACGCGTGATCCCGCTGATGGAAGAGATTCCCGCCAACCTCCACGCGTACGTGGAGACGCAACCGAGCGGGAACGCGATCAACGCGACCCACGCCGAGGAACTCGAGCGCCACTTCGGGACCGACGCCGACGACGTCGCGGTGGCGTACGTCAACGGTGAGTCGGACGTGACCGACGCGATTTACGACATTCTCTCGACCGAGGGTGATCAGGATGAGTAA